A genomic window from Flavobacterium hankyongi includes:
- a CDS encoding TolC family protein — translation MKYNKITIFIALMAMFSGFAQEKMKLSLKEAISLAVTKSDQTTMANLKAATAKFEMETVKNNQYPSVKLSGQYMRLTNADVSSSLTSGSSGKGIEVSQLMIGQANASMPLFNGFKLKNSINASENLYKAETSNSIHTKEEVGLYVVELFAKLYQSQEMIELFKENLKSAQQRTKDFSAMVDNGLMARNDLLKAQLQESNVQLSMDNAQKNFNIINFQLATLLKLPEGTIVDIDIDAVKNDMVSNKNASIEAKRSDLEALTFQQKAAEAGVKASQSGYYPSIALMGGYIAFDLKDVMTVTNAMNFGVGVSYDLSNIFKNGKEVKLAKSKAEQAKTAVSMMNDKIKEEVQQAQENYNLSEKQNVVYKQAVEQATENYRIVKDKYDNSLSTTNDLLEADTQQLQTKINLALSQADIALKYYQLQFASGKLINSFNLTQK, via the coding sequence ATGAAATATAATAAAATAACAATTTTTATTGCCCTTATGGCAATGTTCTCTGGTTTTGCCCAAGAGAAAATGAAATTATCACTCAAAGAAGCTATCAGTTTAGCAGTTACTAAAAGTGATCAGACTACAATGGCTAATTTGAAGGCAGCCACTGCAAAATTTGAAATGGAAACTGTAAAAAACAATCAGTATCCAAGTGTAAAATTATCAGGACAATATATGCGTTTAACTAATGCAGATGTTAGTTCATCATTAACTTCAGGTTCAAGCGGAAAAGGAATAGAAGTAAGCCAATTGATGATTGGGCAAGCCAATGCGTCGATGCCTTTATTTAATGGTTTTAAACTGAAAAACTCTATTAACGCATCTGAGAATTTATATAAAGCAGAAACTTCAAATTCAATACACACTAAAGAAGAAGTTGGACTTTATGTTGTAGAACTTTTCGCTAAACTATATCAATCACAAGAAATGATTGAACTGTTCAAAGAAAATTTAAAAAGTGCACAACAACGTACAAAAGATTTTTCGGCGATGGTTGATAATGGATTAATGGCTAGAAACGATTTATTGAAAGCACAATTACAGGAATCAAATGTACAATTGTCTATGGACAACGCTCAAAAAAACTTCAATATCATTAACTTTCAGTTAGCTACTTTATTAAAATTACCTGAAGGAACTATAGTTGATATTGATATTGACGCTGTTAAAAATGACATGGTATCTAACAAAAATGCATCAATAGAAGCAAAAAGAAGTGATCTTGAAGCATTAACTTTTCAACAAAAAGCAGCTGAAGCGGGTGTAAAAGCATCGCAAAGTGGCTACTATCCCTCTATTGCTTTAATGGGTGGTTATATTGCCTTTGATTTAAAAGATGTAATGACAGTAACCAATGCCATGAATTTTGGCGTAGGTGTAAGTTATGATCTATCAAATATCTTCAAAAATGGAAAAGAAGTAAAATTAGCCAAATCTAAAGCAGAACAAGCAAAGACAGCTGTTTCTATGATGAATGACAAGATAAAGGAAGAAGTACAACAAGCACAAGAAAACTACAATTTATCTGAAAAGCAAAATGTTGTTTACAAACAAGCAGTAGAACAAGCTACAGAGAACTACCGTATTGTAAAAGACAAATACGACAACAGTTTATCAACCACAAACGATTTACTAGAAGCTGATACACAACAATTACAAACCAAAATCAATCTTGCTTTATCACAAGCAGATATTGCTCTTAAATATTACCAATTACAATTTGCTTCAGGTAAATTAATCAACTCATTCAATTTGACCCAAAAATAA
- a CDS encoding TetR/AcrR family transcriptional regulator, producing the protein MTDFNEKQIEILQVAEKLFAEHGFDGTSVRDIARVANINIAMISYYFGSKEKLLDALIVYRISDMRLQMENLYQQDLTPLEKIDRLIELYIKRINKNKGMYQIIHFEMSSGKRIMNCDAFNEMKKDNLNILKNMIAEGQEKGIFRTDINVVLIPTTIMGTYFHFQMNKPFFKSIMDLNTDEEFETYINSELTRHIKQTIKALLTYEI; encoded by the coding sequence ATGACTGATTTTAACGAAAAGCAAATTGAAATTTTACAAGTGGCCGAAAAGCTATTTGCTGAACATGGTTTTGATGGAACTTCTGTAAGAGATATTGCCAGAGTTGCCAATATTAACATCGCCATGATTTCCTACTATTTTGGTTCTAAAGAAAAATTATTAGATGCTTTAATAGTGTATCGTATTTCTGACATGCGATTACAAATGGAAAATTTATACCAGCAAGACCTTACCCCTCTTGAAAAAATTGACCGTCTTATTGAATTGTATATCAAACGTATCAATAAGAACAAAGGAATGTATCAAATTATTCATTTCGAAATGTCATCTGGAAAGCGAATCATGAATTGTGATGCTTTCAATGAAATGAAAAAAGATAATTTGAATATTTTGAAAAATATGATTGCAGAAGGACAGGAAAAAGGAATATTTAGAACAGACATTAATGTTGTTCTAATACCTACAACTATCATGGGAACCTACTTTCATTTTCAAATGAATAAGCCTTTTTTTAAATCTATTATGGATTTGAATACTGATGAAGAATTTGAAACGTATATCAATTCAGAACTTACTCGTCATATAAAACAAACTATTAAAGCCCTTTTAACCTATGAAATATAA
- the trpA gene encoding tryptophan synthase subunit alpha, which yields MNRINIKLQENKKILSIYFTAGFPDLNDTVSIIEELEKSGVDMIEIGLPFSDPLADGPTIQESSSMALENGMTTKLLFEQLKDIRKNVKIPLIIMGYFNPILQFGVNEFCQKCAEIGIDGLIIPDLPLDIFEDEFKNIFDHYGLKNICLITPQTSEERILKIDNLSDSFIYMVSSSSTTGSQNSFGTIQQDYFERIANMNLKEPQIVGFGISNKETFSQATQHQKGAIIGSSFIKFIKSQPIKNIPEFIKNIK from the coding sequence ATGAATCGAATAAATATAAAATTACAGGAAAACAAAAAAATACTTTCAATCTATTTTACGGCTGGGTTTCCAGATTTAAACGACACCGTTTCTATTATTGAAGAGCTTGAAAAAAGTGGTGTTGATATGATTGAAATTGGTTTACCTTTTAGTGATCCATTAGCTGATGGTCCGACAATTCAGGAAAGTTCTAGCATGGCTTTAGAAAACGGAATGACCACGAAATTGCTTTTCGAACAACTTAAAGATATTCGAAAGAATGTCAAAATCCCGCTAATAATTATGGGTTATTTCAATCCAATCTTGCAATTCGGAGTAAATGAGTTTTGTCAGAAATGTGCCGAAATTGGTATTGATGGATTAATTATTCCTGATCTTCCATTAGATATTTTTGAAGATGAGTTTAAAAATATTTTCGATCATTATGGTCTCAAAAACATTTGCTTAATCACCCCTCAAACTTCCGAAGAAAGAATACTGAAAATTGACAATCTAAGTGATAGTTTTATCTACATGGTAAGTAGTTCGAGTACAACGGGGAGTCAAAATTCATTTGGAACAATCCAACAAGACTATTTTGAAAGAATTGCTAACATGAATTTAAAAGAACCTCAAATTGTAGGCTTTGGAATTTCCAACAAAGAAACTTTCTCACAGGCTACGCAACATCAAAAAGGAGCTATTATTGGGAGTTCGTTCATTAAATTTATAAAAAGTCAGCCAATAAAAAATATTCCTGAATTTATTAAAAATATCAAATAA
- the trpB gene encoding tryptophan synthase subunit beta: protein MNYQVNEKGFYGEFGGAFIPEMLYPNVEELRLQYLEIIQTESFQSEFQQLLKDYVGRPTPLYFAERLSAKYNTKIYLKREDLCHTGAHKINNTIGQILLAKRLGKTRIIAETGAGQHGVATATVCALMGLQCVVYMGEIDIKRQAPNVARMKMLGAEVRPATSGSKTLKDATNEAIRDWINNPIDTYYIIGSVVGPHPYPDMVARFQSIISEEIKKQLVEKEDREKPDYVIACVGGGSNAAGAFYHFLEEENVKLIAVEAAGKGINSGESAATSVLGKTGIIHGSKTLLMQSEDGQITEPYSISAGLDYPGVGPLHAHLFESKRAEFLAITDDEAMTAGLQLCKTEGIIPAIESSHALAVLNQKKFNENDIVVINLSGRGDKDLNTYISYFEL, encoded by the coding sequence ATGAATTATCAAGTTAACGAAAAAGGGTTTTATGGTGAATTTGGTGGGGCTTTCATACCTGAAATGCTTTATCCAAATGTGGAAGAATTACGCCTTCAATATCTTGAAATAATACAAACAGAAAGTTTCCAAAGCGAGTTTCAACAACTATTGAAAGACTATGTGGGACGCCCAACTCCACTTTATTTTGCCGAACGTTTGTCTGCTAAATACAATACCAAGATCTACTTAAAAAGAGAAGATTTGTGTCATACTGGTGCGCATAAAATAAACAATACTATTGGACAAATATTACTAGCAAAACGTTTAGGCAAAACCCGAATTATTGCCGAAACTGGAGCTGGGCAGCATGGTGTAGCCACAGCAACCGTTTGTGCATTGATGGGATTACAATGCGTTGTTTATATGGGAGAAATTGACATTAAACGTCAAGCACCCAATGTGGCTAGAATGAAAATGCTTGGTGCCGAAGTTCGCCCAGCAACATCTGGCTCTAAAACTCTTAAAGATGCTACCAATGAAGCCATTAGAGATTGGATCAACAACCCGATTGACACCTATTACATTATTGGTTCGGTAGTTGGGCCACATCCTTATCCAGATATGGTAGCTAGATTTCAAAGTATTATATCAGAGGAAATTAAAAAACAATTAGTTGAAAAAGAAGATAGAGAAAAGCCTGATTATGTAATAGCTTGTGTAGGTGGCGGAAGCAATGCTGCTGGTGCTTTCTATCACTTTTTAGAAGAAGAAAATGTAAAACTGATTGCTGTTGAAGCTGCTGGAAAGGGCATTAATTCGGGTGAAAGTGCGGCCACATCTGTCTTGGGTAAAACCGGAATTATCCACGGAAGCAAGACGCTTTTGATGCAATCAGAAGATGGTCAGATTACTGAACCGTATTCTATTTCGGCAGGTTTAGATTATCCAGGTGTTGGACCGTTACATGCCCACCTTTTTGAATCCAAAAGAGCCGAATTCCTCGCTATTACTGATGATGAAGCTATGACCGCTGGTTTACAATTATGCAAAACTGAAGGGATTATTCCTGCTATCGAGAGTTCACATGCTTTGGCAGTATTAAATCAGAAGAAATTCAATGAAAATGATATTGTGGTTATCAATTTATCAGGTAGAGGCGACAAAGATTTAAACACATATATCAGTTACTTTGAACTTTAA
- a CDS encoding phosphoribosylanthranilate isomerase, translating into MKLKICGMKYLDNIQEVAFLQPDYLGFIFYDKSPRLFNGEIPTLPKPTQKVGVFVNAYLDDILDKVRNYNLQFVQLHGDETPDFCKLFKQTDTKVIKVFSVDEAFNFDAITPYETVCDYFLFDTKGENPGGNGKLFNWEILKNYPSKKPFFLSGGISLAEINKIKQLNLPIHAIDVNSKFEIEPGLKNTQLLKELQHELSS; encoded by the coding sequence ATGAAACTGAAAATATGCGGAATGAAATATTTAGATAATATTCAAGAAGTTGCTTTCCTACAGCCTGATTATTTGGGATTCATTTTCTATGATAAATCACCACGATTATTTAATGGTGAAATCCCTACATTACCCAAACCTACACAGAAAGTAGGCGTTTTCGTAAATGCTTATTTAGATGATATTTTGGACAAAGTCCGTAACTATAATTTACAATTTGTTCAGTTGCATGGTGATGAAACACCTGATTTTTGTAAACTTTTCAAACAAACAGATACTAAAGTTATCAAAGTTTTTTCTGTTGATGAGGCATTTAATTTTGACGCAATTACACCTTATGAAACTGTTTGTGATTACTTTTTATTTGATACTAAAGGAGAAAATCCAGGCGGCAACGGAAAATTATTTAACTGGGAAATTTTAAAAAACTATCCTTCTAAAAAACCTTTCTTCTTAAGTGGAGGAATTAGTCTAGCGGAAATTAATAAAATCAAACAATTGAATTTACCAATACATGCCATAGACGTGAACAGCAAATTCGAAATCGAACCAGGATTAAAAAACACACAACTATTAAAAGAACTACAACATGAATTATCAAGTTAA
- the trpC gene encoding indole-3-glycerol phosphate synthase TrpC, with amino-acid sequence MTILDKIIADKRREVELKKQLIPVTQLENSVLFGNRTYSLSKNLRNNLVGIIAEHKRRSPSKSVISNDFSVEEVVIGYQNAGVSGISVLTDGEYFGGSLDDLLLAKASVKVPLLRKEFIIDEYQILEAKSNGADVILLIASVLTYPEIKSLSEFAHSLGLEVLLEVHNKEELDKSIMPSLDMIGVNNRNLKTFEVSLDYSKELAQHIPDEFVKVSESGITSPQDIIELQSFGYQGFLIGENFMKTENPGKAATTFINSILQKS; translated from the coding sequence ATGACTATTTTAGATAAAATCATAGCAGATAAAAGACGGGAAGTAGAACTTAAAAAACAACTAATTCCTGTAACACAGCTAGAAAATTCAGTACTTTTTGGGAACAGAACCTATTCATTGAGCAAGAACTTACGAAATAATTTGGTAGGAATCATTGCAGAGCACAAGCGTCGTTCTCCATCTAAATCAGTAATTAGTAATGATTTTTCAGTTGAAGAAGTTGTCATAGGCTATCAAAACGCTGGAGTTTCGGGAATTTCAGTATTGACAGACGGAGAGTATTTTGGAGGTTCATTAGACGATTTATTACTAGCAAAAGCTTCTGTAAAAGTTCCTTTATTAAGGAAAGAATTTATCATTGATGAATATCAAATTTTAGAAGCAAAATCTAATGGTGCCGATGTTATTTTGTTAATCGCATCCGTTTTGACCTATCCTGAAATCAAGTCACTTTCAGAATTTGCACATTCCTTAGGACTTGAAGTTTTGTTGGAAGTTCACAATAAAGAAGAGCTAGACAAATCCATTATGCCAAGTCTGGACATGATTGGCGTGAACAACCGTAATTTGAAAACTTTCGAAGTCAGTCTCGATTACAGCAAAGAATTAGCGCAACATATCCCAGACGAATTCGTAAAAGTTTCTGAAAGTGGTATTACTAGTCCTCAAGACATAATCGAATTACAATCTTTTGGTTATCAAGGGTTTTTAATTGGAGAAAACTTTATGAAAACCGAAAATCCAGGTAAAGCTGCAACCACATTTATCAATTCAATACTTCAGAAATCATGA
- the trpD gene encoding anthranilate phosphoribosyltransferase, protein MKTILNRLIQHETLTKEEAKTVLKNISSGLYNTSQIASFLTVYMMRSITIEELAGFREALLELCIAINLSDYNTIDLCGTGGDGKNTFNISTLASFVVAGAGIQVAKHGNYGVSSISGSSNVMETLGIRFSNDEAFLKQSIEEAGICVLHAPLFHPAMKNVAPIRKELTIKTFFNMLGPMVNPSFPKHQLVGVFSLELARMYAYLYQNTETNFTILHSLEGYDEISLTGNTKIISKNYEQILKPEDFKVNKLNEDEILGGITIEKSAEIFLNILKGNGTQAQNNVVCANAGMAIATVKNCSISDGFELAKESLLSGKALEKLNKLQQLSK, encoded by the coding sequence ATGAAAACAATATTAAATAGATTAATTCAGCACGAAACGCTTACCAAAGAGGAAGCCAAAACGGTGTTGAAAAATATTTCAAGCGGACTGTACAACACAAGCCAGATCGCTAGTTTCCTGACAGTTTATATGATGCGAAGCATTACCATTGAAGAGCTTGCAGGATTCCGTGAAGCTTTATTGGAATTATGTATTGCAATCAATTTATCAGATTATAATACCATAGATTTATGTGGTACTGGTGGGGATGGAAAAAATACCTTCAACATTTCAACATTGGCTTCTTTTGTAGTTGCTGGAGCAGGAATTCAAGTAGCAAAGCATGGAAATTATGGAGTTTCATCCATTTCCGGATCCAGTAATGTGATGGAAACTTTGGGCATTCGATTCAGTAATGATGAAGCATTTTTAAAACAGTCCATTGAAGAAGCTGGAATTTGCGTTTTGCACGCACCACTCTTCCATCCTGCTATGAAGAATGTAGCTCCAATCCGTAAAGAATTGACCATAAAAACCTTTTTCAATATGTTAGGACCAATGGTAAATCCAAGTTTTCCGAAACACCAGTTAGTAGGCGTATTCAGTTTGGAATTAGCCAGAATGTATGCTTATTTGTACCAAAATACCGAAACAAATTTTACGATTTTACATAGCTTAGAAGGTTATGACGAAATTTCCTTAACCGGAAATACTAAAATCATTTCCAAAAACTACGAACAGATTTTAAAGCCCGAAGATTTTAAAGTAAACAAACTAAATGAAGATGAAATTTTAGGAGGTATAACTATTGAAAAATCAGCCGAAATATTCCTAAACATCTTAAAAGGAAACGGTACACAAGCACAAAACAATGTGGTTTGTGCTAATGCAGGAATGGCAATTGCTACAGTAAAAAACTGTTCGATTTCAGACGGATTTGAACTAGCTAAAGAAAGCTTATTAAGTGGAAAAGCTCTTGAAAAACTAAATAAACTCCAACAATTAAGCAAATAA
- a CDS encoding anthranilate synthase component II, whose protein sequence is MKKILVIDNYDSFTYNLVHYLEDLNCEVTVYRNDEFYIDEVKPFDKILLSPGPGIPDEAGLLKEVIKTYALTKSILGVCLGQQAIGEVFGGQLTNLEKVYHGVATHVKIIVADETLFKDLTSEIEVGRYHSWVVSNENFPEVLEITSVDENGEIMSLRHKTYDVRGVQYHPESVLTPNGKKILENWVNS, encoded by the coding sequence ATGAAAAAAATATTAGTTATAGACAATTACGACAGTTTCACCTACAATTTAGTTCATTATCTGGAAGATTTGAATTGTGAAGTTACTGTTTATCGCAATGACGAATTTTATATTGATGAAGTAAAACCATTTGATAAAATTCTTCTTTCACCAGGACCGGGAATCCCTGATGAGGCAGGATTACTCAAGGAAGTCATTAAAACCTATGCTCTTACCAAAAGCATACTCGGTGTTTGTCTTGGCCAACAAGCAATTGGAGAAGTCTTTGGAGGACAATTAACCAATCTTGAAAAAGTGTATCACGGTGTGGCAACACATGTCAAAATCATCGTTGCAGATGAAACCCTTTTTAAAGATTTAACGAGTGAAATAGAAGTTGGTCGTTATCATTCTTGGGTAGTTTCCAACGAGAATTTTCCAGAAGTTTTAGAAATAACTTCTGTAGATGAAAACGGAGAAATTATGTCGCTACGTCATAAAACCTACGATGTTCGCGGTGTACAATATCATCCGGAAAGCGTTCTTACACCCAACGGAAAGAAAATCTTAGAAAACTGGGTAAATAGCTAA
- a CDS encoding anthranilate synthase component I family protein: MNNYKLHTHYKQILADTITPVSIYLKIRDKYPNSLLLESNNYHSNENSFSYICCNPIASIKIENETISSTFPDGNTTSKSIQNQNDVVEAVQEFTSLFETEKSDFKFITNGLFGFTSYDAVRYFEKVNIEKKTSDLHIPDLYYAVYQNIIAINHFKNEAYLFSHSLENQNNLTEIEQLIQTKNFASYSFTKEGDSTSNLSEDDFKTNVSLAKKHCQRGDVFQLVLSRRFTQGFKGDEFNVYRALRSINPSPYLFFFDYGNFKIIGSSPEAQLVIKDRKAEIHPIAGTFKRTGNDENDTILAKQLTEDPKENSEHVMLVDLARNDLSRNGHNVEVEKYREVQFFSHVIHLVSKVSGKLHENATTMQVVADTFPAGTLSGAPKHKALQLIEKIENTNRNFYGGAIGFMDFEGNFNHAIMIRTFLSKNHQLHYQAGAGITVNSNEESETQEVYNKLGALNKALELAEII; this comes from the coding sequence ATGAACAACTATAAATTACATACACACTACAAACAAATCCTTGCTGACACAATAACACCAGTAAGCATTTATTTAAAAATTCGTGACAAATACCCAAATAGCCTTTTGCTAGAAAGTAACAATTATCACAGTAATGAGAATAGTTTTTCTTATATCTGTTGCAATCCAATTGCGAGTATCAAAATTGAAAATGAAACCATTTCTTCAACATTTCCAGACGGAAATACAACAAGTAAATCAATTCAAAACCAAAACGATGTTGTGGAAGCAGTTCAGGAATTTACATCACTATTTGAAACTGAAAAAAGCGATTTTAAATTCATCACTAACGGTTTATTCGGATTTACAAGTTATGATGCGGTTCGTTATTTTGAAAAAGTAAACATTGAAAAAAAGACTTCCGATTTACATATTCCCGATTTGTATTATGCTGTTTATCAGAATATCATTGCCATAAATCATTTTAAAAATGAAGCTTATCTTTTCAGTCACAGCCTTGAAAATCAAAATAACTTGACAGAAATTGAGCAGCTAATCCAAACAAAAAACTTTGCTTCTTATTCATTTACCAAAGAAGGTGATTCAACTTCCAATTTATCCGAAGATGATTTCAAAACCAATGTTTCTCTTGCCAAGAAACATTGTCAACGTGGTGATGTTTTTCAGCTGGTTTTATCAAGACGATTTACACAAGGTTTTAAAGGTGATGAATTCAATGTTTACAGAGCTTTACGAAGTATAAATCCTTCTCCATATCTGTTCTTTTTTGATTATGGAAACTTCAAAATTATAGGTTCATCTCCAGAAGCACAATTGGTTATCAAAGATCGAAAAGCCGAAATTCATCCTATTGCAGGTACTTTCAAAAGGACAGGAAATGATGAAAATGATACAATATTAGCCAAACAATTAACCGAAGATCCTAAAGAAAATAGCGAACACGTAATGTTAGTAGATTTAGCCCGTAACGATTTAAGTCGTAATGGACATAACGTAGAAGTTGAAAAATACCGTGAAGTACAGTTCTTCTCACATGTTATCCATTTAGTTTCTAAAGTGAGTGGAAAATTACATGAAAATGCAACTACAATGCAGGTCGTAGCAGATACGTTTCCAGCAGGAACTTTATCAGGAGCACCAAAACACAAGGCCTTACAACTCATTGAAAAAATTGAAAACACTAATCGAAATTTCTACGGCGGTGCTATTGGATTTATGGATTTTGAAGGTAATTTTAATCATGCAATTATGATACGCACTTTTTTGAGTAAAAATCATCAATTACATTATCAAGCTGGAGCTGGAATCACTGTAAATTCAAACGAGGAAAGTGAAACCCAAGAAGTATACAATAAATTAGGCGCCTTAAACAAAGCATTGGAATTAGCTGAAATAATTTAA
- a CDS encoding DUF2975 domain-containing protein has translation MKLVRIIASFLFVLVRIVALFYLLTAIYALINCLFEGPFFEKIENNRFAINFPFTTQHFLLGSEYTLEYVVEMVLGLALYGFFFLVLSNVFKTFKQERLFTKAGLKNLKQFYQFNLLLYPVLAILWSLFSVEDFPFFAMIVAHAIMGIFIFFMAAIFQQGVNLQNEQDLYI, from the coding sequence ATGAAATTAGTTCGGATTATAGCTTCGTTTTTGTTTGTACTTGTACGAATTGTCGCTTTATTTTATTTATTAACGGCAATTTATGCTTTAATAAATTGTTTGTTTGAAGGACCATTTTTTGAAAAAATAGAGAATAATCGATTTGCAATAAACTTTCCATTTACAACTCAACATTTTTTATTAGGTTCAGAGTATACATTGGAATATGTTGTTGAAATGGTCTTGGGATTAGCACTGTATGGTTTTTTCTTTTTAGTGTTGAGTAATGTTTTTAAAACCTTCAAACAAGAGCGCTTGTTTACAAAAGCCGGATTGAAAAATCTAAAGCAGTTTTATCAGTTTAATTTGTTGTTATATCCAGTTTTGGCAATACTCTGGTCGCTTTTTAGTGTGGAAGATTTTCCTTTTTTTGCTATGATAGTAGCGCATGCAATAATGGGGATTTTTATCTTTTTCATGGCAGCCATTTTCCAACAAGGTGTGAACCTACAAAACGAACAAGATTTATATATATAG
- a CDS encoding helix-turn-helix domain-containing protein, giving the protein MPIVVNVDVMLAKRKMQSKELAEILGITPANLSILKTGKAKGIRFDTLEAICKALDCQPGDVLEYISE; this is encoded by the coding sequence ATGCCAATTGTAGTAAATGTTGATGTGATGCTGGCCAAGCGCAAAATGCAATCGAAAGAATTGGCAGAAATTCTGGGAATAACCCCGGCAAATTTATCGATTCTGAAAACAGGTAAGGCAAAAGGGATTCGATTTGATACACTCGAAGCGATTTGCAAAGCTTTGGATTGTCAGCCAGGCGATGTTTTGGAATACATCAGCGAGTAA
- a CDS encoding ABC transporter ATP-binding protein: MNSLIIKNLQKTYGNGVKAIDDVSIEITNGMFGLLGPNGAGKTSLMRTIVGLQSADSGQIFFNDINVLEKPDFIKKQLGFLPQDFGVYPKVSAYDLLNHLAILKGVAIYGERKDQILSLLEKVNLSAHRKKEVHTFSGGMRQRFGVAQALLGNPKIIIVDEPTAGLDPEERNRFNRLLSEIGEDRIVILSTHLVEDVRNLCSKMAIMNQGKVLLQGNPEDLITSLEGKIWKKQIQKEELAHYKSEYSVISSQFTAGKLNIYLFSDNSPKGFQNVNPSLEDVYFSTLNTNSLAL; the protein is encoded by the coding sequence ATGAACAGTTTAATTATCAAAAATCTCCAAAAAACCTATGGTAATGGAGTAAAAGCCATCGACGATGTTTCGATTGAAATCACTAACGGAATGTTTGGTTTATTAGGACCTAACGGAGCAGGAAAAACCTCTTTAATGCGAACCATTGTTGGCCTGCAATCGGCAGATAGCGGTCAAATTTTTTTCAATGACATCAATGTTTTGGAAAAACCTGATTTTATCAAAAAACAACTCGGATTTTTACCACAAGATTTTGGAGTGTATCCAAAAGTATCTGCTTATGATTTGTTAAATCATCTGGCTATTTTAAAAGGAGTTGCCATTTATGGGGAACGTAAAGATCAAATTCTTTCATTACTGGAAAAGGTAAATTTATCAGCACATCGTAAAAAAGAAGTCCATACTTTTTCTGGAGGAATGCGTCAGCGTTTTGGCGTTGCCCAAGCTTTATTAGGCAATCCTAAAATTATTATTGTAGATGAACCAACAGCAGGTCTAGATCCAGAGGAACGCAACCGTTTCAACCGTTTGCTTAGTGAAATTGGAGAAGACCGTATTGTGATTCTGTCAACTCATTTAGTAGAAGATGTTCGCAATCTGTGTTCAAAAATGGCAATTATGAATCAAGGAAAAGTATTATTGCAAGGTAATCCAGAAGATTTGATTACTTCCTTGGAAGGAAAAATTTGGAAGAAACAAATCCAGAAAGAGGAACTTGCACATTATAAAAGCGAATATTCTGTGATTTCGTCCCAATTTACTGCAGGAAAACTCAATATTTATTTGTTTTCGGATAATTCACCAAAAGGGTTTCAAAATGTAAATCCAAGTTTGGAAGACGTTTATTTCTCTACGTTAAACACTAATTCACTAGCGCTATGA